A genomic region of Gloeocapsopsis dulcis contains the following coding sequences:
- a CDS encoding peptidoglycan-binding domain-containing protein: MKPQLIFGVLTIATGLLGGSFTHPAIAKRCCVRPWRLPLGEAQIAHRIPPQQTSSILIATAYTDLTLPTLRQGDRGRNVQLLQRILQDNGFLGAAGVRLGNPRGALVDGIFGAVTASAVRDLQQRYRIPVTGRVNPTTWEVLDMHENPYRSPLPWKQQNITQPQATEDF, from the coding sequence ATGAAACCTCAACTCATTTTCGGAGTACTAACGATCGCAACAGGATTGCTCGGAGGTTCATTCACTCATCCCGCGATAGCGAAGCGCTGCTGCGTTCGCCCTTGGCGTCTCCCCTTGGGAGAAGCGCAGATCGCACACCGCATTCCTCCACAACAAACCTCCTCCATTCTGATCGCCACTGCCTACACTGATTTAACCTTACCTACCTTGCGCCAAGGCGATCGCGGCAGAAACGTGCAATTGTTACAGCGCATTCTTCAAGACAATGGCTTTTTAGGAGCCGCAGGTGTGAGGTTAGGCAATCCAAGAGGGGCGCTCGTCGATGGCATCTTTGGTGCGGTCACAGCGTCTGCGGTACGCGATCTCCAGCAACGATACAGAATCCCAGTTACAGGGCGAGTTAATCCAACCACCTGGGAAGTCCTGGATATGCACGAAAACCCCTATCGATCCCCGCTTCCCTGGAAACAACAGAACATTACACAACCACAAGCCACAGAAGATTTCTAA
- a CDS encoding SgcJ/EcaC family oxidoreductase, with protein sequence MSFTSVNNTIYAARKLVYHLIGELKTVNSQTAPTTTNAGESAIRAFLHQMIDAWNRGSGEGFAAPFSETADFLTFEGTHLKGRKEIAAFHQQAFDTVVKGTRLEGEVNFVRFVNSQLALMHVVVRVILPGQTETSPSRDSLPLYVVTKRDEGWQIEGLLNTRKLTLERQFFLDDFDSLSAEAQRQVTDLVAGLKASGVITPTQIDAK encoded by the coding sequence ATGAGTTTTACAAGCGTTAATAACACAATTTATGCTGCTCGAAAACTGGTCTATCACTTAATAGGAGAACTCAAAACTGTGAATTCACAAACAGCTCCAACCACCACTAATGCTGGCGAGTCGGCAATCCGTGCTTTCCTTCACCAGATGATTGATGCTTGGAATCGAGGTAGCGGGGAAGGCTTTGCTGCCCCGTTCAGCGAAACTGCCGATTTCCTCACGTTCGAGGGCACGCATCTCAAGGGTCGAAAAGAAATCGCTGCATTTCATCAGCAAGCGTTCGACACGGTTGTCAAAGGAACACGCTTGGAGGGTGAGGTAAATTTTGTCCGCTTCGTGAACTCGCAACTCGCGCTCATGCACGTAGTTGTCAGGGTAATACTGCCCGGACAAACCGAAACTTCACCGTCACGAGATTCGCTGCCGCTATACGTCGTAACAAAACGCGACGAAGGTTGGCAGATCGAAGGGTTGCTCAATACCCGGAAGTTAACGCTAGAACGTCAATTCTTCTTAGACGACTTTGACTCCCTGAGTGCAGAGGCTCAACGTCAAGTGACCGACCTCGTTGCAGGTCTCAAAGCGAGTGGAGTAATCACTCCGACGCAAATTGATGCGAAATAA